One genomic region from Ornithinicoccus hortensis encodes:
- a CDS encoding NAD-dependent epimerase/dehydratase family protein — translation MARIVMVTGVARELAGRVTRRLSEDPDVERVIGVDLVAPAHPIGRGEFVRTDIRSPLVGRLMAQAQVDTVVHMGVIATPRDAGGRVVQKDINVLGTMQLLAACQKTESVQRVVVKSTAGVYGSSPRDPAVFTEEMPARVIPRSGFARDSMEVEGYVRGLSRRRPELEVTMLRMANVIGPSIRTVLTDYFTMPVLPVPFGRDGRLQFLHEDDAVAAMVRATVGPAVGTCNVAGDGVLATSQAVAMTGRPWMPVVPGTRGALNWAVRKAGWASLPSDQMDGLAFGRVVDTTRMRTELGFAPAYTTRSAYESFLSATRDRDRPEQHAEQELM, via the coding sequence ATGGCCCGGATAGTCATGGTTACCGGGGTCGCCCGGGAGTTGGCCGGGCGGGTGACCCGTCGGCTGTCCGAGGACCCGGACGTCGAGCGGGTGATCGGCGTCGACCTCGTGGCGCCCGCCCACCCCATCGGCCGCGGCGAGTTCGTGCGCACCGACATCCGCAGCCCGCTGGTGGGCCGGCTGATGGCCCAGGCGCAGGTCGACACGGTCGTGCACATGGGGGTCATCGCCACGCCGCGGGACGCCGGCGGACGGGTGGTGCAAAAGGACATCAACGTGCTCGGCACGATGCAGCTGCTGGCCGCCTGCCAGAAAACCGAGTCGGTCCAGCGGGTCGTGGTGAAGTCCACGGCCGGGGTCTACGGCTCCTCCCCGCGGGACCCGGCGGTGTTCACCGAGGAGATGCCGGCCCGCGTCATCCCGCGCTCGGGCTTCGCCCGCGACTCGATGGAGGTCGAGGGCTACGTGCGCGGGCTCTCCCGGCGGCGCCCGGAGCTCGAGGTGACCATGCTCCGGATGGCCAACGTGATCGGCCCCAGCATCCGGACGGTCCTGACCGACTACTTCACGATGCCCGTGCTGCCGGTCCCGTTCGGTCGGGACGGCCGGTTGCAGTTCCTGCACGAGGACGACGCCGTCGCGGCGATGGTGCGGGCCACCGTCGGCCCGGCCGTCGGCACCTGCAACGTGGCCGGCGACGGGGTGCTGGCCACCAGCCAGGCGGTGGCCATGACCGGCCGGCCGTGGATGCCGGTCGTGCCGGGGACCCGGGGCGCGTTGAACTGGGCGGTCCGCAAGGCAGGGTGGGCCTCACTGCCCAGCGACCAGATGGACGGCCTGGCCTTCGGCCGCGTGGTGGACACCACCCGGATGCGAACGGAGCTGGGGTTCGCCCCGGCATACACCACCCGCAGCGCCTACGAGTCCTTCCTGTCCGCCACGCGGGACCGGGACCGCCCCGAGCAGCACGCCGAGCAGGAGCTGATGTGA
- a CDS encoding 30S ribosomal protein bS22: MGSVIKKRRKRMAKKKHRKLLRKTRHQRRNKK; this comes from the coding sequence ATGGGCTCTGTCATCAAGAAGCGCCGCAAGCGCATGGCGAAGAAGAAGCACCGCAAGTTGTTGCGGAAGACGCGTCACCAGCGTCGCAACAAGAAGTGA
- a CDS encoding helix-turn-helix domain-containing protein, giving the protein MAEETPMAGMTFMTVAEVAAVMRVSKMTVYRLVHSGELPAVRVGRSFRVPEKAVDEYLRGSYHGTA; this is encoded by the coding sequence ATGGCTGAGGAAACCCCGATGGCCGGGATGACATTCATGACGGTGGCCGAGGTGGCGGCCGTGATGCGGGTGTCCAAGATGACGGTCTACCGGTTGGTCCACTCCGGTGAGCTGCCCGCCGTGCGGGTAGGGCGCTCGTTCCGGGTGCCGGAGAAGGCCGTCGACGAATACCTGCGCGGTTCCTACCACGGCACCGCCTGA
- a CDS encoding acetoin utilization protein AcuC, which produces MIDAMVVWDQRFTAYDFGPGHPMHPSRLDLTHRLSQDLGILDAPTVRVEPTEAATREDLLTVHTPELVDRVSELSADPGLADGSFGLGSEDTPAFAGMHEATSLAVGGTLKACRAVWEGQAAHAVNIAGGLHHAMPDRSAGFCVYNDIAVGISWLLAQGVERVAYVDLDVHHGDGVERVFWNDPRVLTCSIHESGQALFPGTGFPGDTGGPDAPDSAVNVALPPGSGDTAWLRAFYAVVPPLLRAFRPQVLVTQHGCDCHFADPLAHLAVSIDGMVAATGAVHDLAHELCGGRWVALGGGGYELVDVVPRAWTHLTAVAAHRPVPLTTEVPQSWLDYTNQVYGRVGPARMGDLGGRDIEYGTWSEGYQPEDPVDAAVMASRRASFPPWGLDPWFD; this is translated from the coding sequence ATGATCGACGCCATGGTCGTCTGGGACCAGCGTTTCACGGCCTACGACTTCGGGCCGGGACACCCCATGCACCCCTCCCGGTTGGACCTGACCCACCGGTTGAGCCAGGACCTGGGGATCCTGGACGCCCCCACGGTGCGGGTGGAGCCGACGGAGGCGGCCACGCGCGAGGACCTGCTGACGGTGCACACCCCCGAACTGGTGGACCGGGTCAGCGAGTTGTCCGCCGACCCGGGGCTGGCCGACGGCTCGTTCGGGCTGGGCAGCGAGGACACCCCCGCCTTCGCCGGGATGCACGAGGCGACCTCGCTGGCCGTGGGCGGCACGCTGAAGGCCTGCCGGGCCGTCTGGGAGGGGCAGGCCGCCCACGCGGTGAACATCGCCGGGGGGCTGCACCACGCGATGCCGGACCGGTCCGCCGGCTTCTGTGTCTACAACGACATCGCGGTGGGGATCTCCTGGCTGCTGGCCCAGGGGGTGGAACGGGTCGCCTACGTCGACCTGGACGTGCACCACGGGGACGGGGTCGAGCGGGTCTTCTGGAACGACCCGAGGGTGCTCACTTGCTCGATCCACGAGAGCGGCCAGGCACTCTTCCCGGGCACCGGCTTCCCCGGCGACACCGGCGGTCCCGACGCCCCGGACAGCGCGGTCAACGTGGCCCTGCCGCCGGGATCCGGCGACACCGCCTGGTTGCGGGCCTTCTACGCGGTCGTGCCGCCGCTGCTGCGCGCCTTCCGCCCCCAGGTGCTGGTCACCCAGCACGGCTGCGACTGCCACTTCGCCGACCCGCTGGCCCACCTCGCCGTCTCGATCGACGGGATGGTCGCCGCCACCGGGGCCGTGCACGACCTGGCGCACGAGCTGTGCGGCGGCCGGTGGGTCGCGCTCGGCGGGGGTGGCTACGAGCTGGTGGACGTCGTCCCGCGGGCCTGGACCCACCTCACCGCCGTGGCCGCGCACCGTCCCGTCCCACTCACCACGGAGGTGCCGCAGTCCTGGCTGGACTACACCAACCAGGTGTATGGCCGGGTCGGGCCGGCGCGGATGGGGGACCTCGGGGGGCGGGACATCGAGTACGGCACGTGGTCGGAGGGCTACCAGCCGGAGGACCCGGTGGACGCCGCCGTCATGGCGAGCCGCCGCGCGTCGTTCCCGCCGTGGGGCCTGGACCCCTGGTTCGACTGA
- a CDS encoding potassium channel family protein, with product MSKHRLFDEDVLVIGLGRFGAAAAMEMDRLGYRVHAIESDTALAERFSRKLMRVLSIDATDPEAMRQAKPGSFRVAVVGIGTSIEGSLLTAGNLVDAGVASIWAKAVSGEHARLLERIGVHHVIFPEAESGSRVAHLVNGRMQGYIEFEDGYAIVKMSPPQEMIGFTLAESDIRKRYGVTIVGIKAPGEDFTHAVPDTKVGEHHRLIVSGPSQLIEQLAARP from the coding sequence ATGAGCAAGCACCGCCTGTTCGACGAGGACGTCCTGGTGATCGGGCTGGGCCGGTTCGGCGCCGCGGCCGCGATGGAGATGGACCGCCTCGGCTACCGGGTGCACGCGATCGAGTCGGACACCGCGCTGGCCGAGCGGTTCTCCCGCAAGCTGATGCGGGTGCTCTCCATCGACGCCACCGACCCGGAGGCGATGCGCCAGGCCAAGCCAGGCTCGTTCCGGGTCGCCGTGGTGGGGATCGGCACGTCCATCGAAGGGTCCCTGCTCACGGCCGGGAACCTGGTGGACGCCGGGGTCGCCTCGATCTGGGCCAAGGCGGTCTCCGGGGAGCACGCCCGGTTGCTCGAGCGGATCGGGGTGCACCACGTGATCTTCCCCGAGGCCGAGTCCGGCAGCCGAGTGGCCCACCTCGTCAACGGCAGGATGCAGGGCTACATCGAGTTCGAGGACGGCTACGCCATCGTGAAGATGTCGCCGCCGCAGGAGATGATCGGTTTCACCCTCGCCGAGAGCGACATCCGCAAGCGCTACGGCGTGACGATCGTGGGCATCAAGGCGCCCGGCGAGGACTTCACCCACGCCGTGCCCGACACCAAGGTCGGCGAGCACCACCGGCTGATCGTGTCCGGGCCCAGCCAGCTCATCGAACAACTCGCCGCGCGGCCCTGA
- a CDS encoding GNAT family N-acetyltransferase, which produces MTEISVRVLDEEHWSDYKDVRLRALTESPEAFVASVEEEKEYPESRWRDRMNRSRRLLAERDGAVVGVASIGQERYVEEGVAELFGLWVAPEQRGAGVARRLMEAAAQQARKDEMKHIVYWVGTDNGRAVAFASSFGFRPTDSRRPMRIRGVDTDEDAEETAMVLPLGSSGGTPTNL; this is translated from the coding sequence ATGACAGAGATCAGCGTGCGGGTGTTGGACGAAGAGCATTGGTCCGATTACAAGGACGTCCGGCTGCGTGCGCTGACCGAGTCCCCCGAGGCGTTCGTGGCCTCCGTCGAGGAGGAGAAGGAATACCCCGAGAGCCGGTGGCGGGACCGGATGAACCGCTCGCGCCGGCTCCTCGCCGAGCGTGACGGTGCCGTCGTGGGGGTAGCCAGCATCGGCCAGGAACGCTACGTCGAGGAGGGCGTGGCGGAACTGTTCGGACTGTGGGTCGCCCCCGAGCAGCGCGGTGCCGGTGTGGCGCGGCGGCTGATGGAGGCCGCGGCGCAGCAGGCGCGCAAGGACGAGATGAAGCACATCGTCTACTGGGTGGGCACCGACAACGGCCGGGCCGTCGCCTTCGCCAGCAGTTTCGGGTTCCGCCCGACCGACAGCCGTCGGCCGATGCGGATCCGCGGTGTGGACACGGACGAGGATGCGGAGGAGACGGCCATGGTGCTGCCCCTGGGGTCCTCCGGGGGCACCCCGACCAACCTCTGA
- the proC gene encoding pyrroline-5-carboxylate reductase yields MESVTIMGAGVMGGTLLSALVRAGHDRGALVVCDRDTRRAQELADEHFVRAAGPAEAATNADVVVLAVKPQDMNSLLTELTGHLAPAALVISIAAGITTDYLEQRLPEGTSVVRVMPNTPALVDQAMSVMSPGRHCTDEHLEQAERLLTTFGKVVVLDEKHLDAVTALSGSGPAYIFYVVEAMIEAGVLLGLPRSTATELAVQTLYGAATMIRQTGEHPTVLREQVSSPGGTSVAALRELEDHKVRAAFLTAIEAAARRSRELSAGN; encoded by the coding sequence ATGGAGAGCGTGACCATCATGGGGGCCGGCGTCATGGGCGGCACGCTGCTGTCGGCGCTGGTCCGGGCGGGGCACGACCGGGGCGCCCTGGTCGTCTGTGACCGGGACACCAGGCGCGCCCAGGAGCTGGCCGACGAGCACTTCGTGCGGGCGGCCGGACCTGCGGAGGCGGCCACCAATGCCGACGTGGTCGTGTTGGCGGTCAAGCCGCAGGACATGAACTCCCTGCTCACCGAGCTCACCGGCCACCTCGCGCCCGCCGCCCTGGTGATCTCGATCGCGGCCGGCATCACCACCGACTACCTGGAACAGCGCCTGCCCGAGGGCACCAGCGTGGTCCGGGTGATGCCGAACACCCCCGCGCTGGTGGACCAGGCGATGTCGGTGATGAGTCCGGGTCGGCACTGCACCGACGAGCACCTGGAGCAGGCCGAGCGGCTGCTGACCACCTTCGGCAAGGTCGTCGTGCTCGACGAGAAGCACCTGGATGCGGTGACCGCGCTCAGTGGCAGCGGTCCGGCATACATCTTCTACGTGGTGGAGGCGATGATCGAGGCGGGCGTGCTCCTCGGCCTGCCCCGCTCGACGGCCACCGAGTTGGCCGTGCAGACGCTCTACGGCGCGGCGACGATGATCCGGCAGACGGGGGAGCACCCCACCGTGCTCCGCGAGCAGGTCTCCAGCCCCGGTGGCACCAGCGTCGCCGCGTTGCGCGAGCTGGAGGACCACAAGGTGCGTGCCGCCTTCCTCACCGCCATCGAGGCCGCGGCCCGCAGGTCCCGGGAGTTGTCGGCGGGGAACTGA
- a CDS encoding proline dehydrogenase family protein codes for MSRSTTMRDTIEKAPVSRSVVQRFVAGESTANAVAVAGELAATNRLATIDYLGEDTLDPEMAAHTRDAYLELLTALAEAGATSDGRVEVSLKLSALGQALGRDGDRIALDNARRICQAAANVGTTVTLDMEDHTTTDATLETLRELRQDWPWVGAVLQSYLYRTEADCRDLAGEGSRVRLCKGTYREPESVAYQDKAEVDKAYVRCLKILMAGEGYPMVASHDPRLVEIAGVLADRHGRRPGSYEYQMLLGIRPDEQVRLAERGERVRVYIPYGEEWYGYLMRRMAERPSNLRFFLRALATRG; via the coding sequence ATGTCCCGCAGCACGACGATGCGGGACACCATCGAGAAGGCGCCGGTCAGCCGATCGGTGGTGCAGCGTTTCGTGGCAGGGGAGAGCACCGCCAACGCGGTGGCGGTCGCGGGGGAGCTGGCCGCCACGAACCGGCTGGCGACCATCGACTACCTGGGTGAGGACACCCTGGACCCGGAGATGGCGGCGCACACCCGGGACGCCTACCTGGAGCTGCTGACCGCGCTCGCCGAGGCCGGCGCCACGTCCGACGGCCGGGTCGAGGTGAGCCTGAAGTTGAGTGCGCTGGGGCAGGCGCTGGGGCGGGACGGGGACCGGATCGCGTTGGACAACGCCCGCCGGATCTGCCAGGCCGCCGCGAACGTGGGGACCACGGTGACCCTCGACATGGAGGACCACACCACCACAGACGCCACGCTGGAGACGCTGCGCGAGCTGCGTCAGGACTGGCCGTGGGTGGGGGCGGTGCTGCAGTCCTACCTGTACCGCACGGAGGCGGACTGCCGGGACCTGGCGGGGGAGGGCAGCCGGGTGCGGCTCTGCAAGGGCACCTACCGCGAGCCGGAGTCGGTGGCCTACCAGGACAAGGCGGAGGTCGACAAGGCCTACGTGCGGTGTCTGAAGATCCTGATGGCCGGCGAGGGCTACCCGATGGTGGCCAGCCACGACCCACGGCTCGTCGAGATCGCCGGGGTGCTCGCCGACCGGCACGGTCGGCGGCCGGGTAGTTACGAGTACCAGATGCTGCTCGGGATCCGCCCCGACGAACAGGTCCGGTTGGCGGAGCGGGGCGAGCGGGTCCGCGTCTACATCCCCTACGGCGAGGAATGGTACGGCTACCTGATGCGCCGGATGGCGGAACGACCGTCCAACCTGCGATTCTTCCTGCGCGCCCTGGCCACCCGGGGCTGA
- a CDS encoding aspartate aminotransferase family protein: protein MSGHVFSRATAAGPPRVSHARGVQMFDEEGRRYLDAAGGAIVVGVGHGRGEVVAAMAEQAGAVAYAHGSVFTSEVLETYALELAEVLPVDDPRVYPVSGGSEAVETALKMARAYHLARGEDRSVVIGRVGAYHGNSRGALDVSGRPSLRRPYEPWLGHARHTSTPYEYRCPFPDSHPVGCGARQAEALEELITSVGPGQVAAFIAEPVAGAALGACVPPDDYWPAVAEVCRRHGVLVIADEVMTGFGRTGAWFGSDHWGLRPDLLTAGKGASSGYWPLGLAVASGPVHEAISTAGFVHGFTHSHHQVGAATGLAVLRRLREERLVEASADRGAQLAAEIVRSLGAHPNVGDVRGRGLLVGVEFVADRESREPFDRSLRVTERVVAAARELGLLVYSSTGCADGSRGDLVLLGPPLVVTSEEVTEIVDLLTRAVTSVLPPP from the coding sequence GTGAGCGGGCACGTCTTCTCCCGGGCCACCGCCGCCGGTCCGCCCCGGGTCAGCCACGCACGCGGCGTGCAGATGTTCGACGAGGAGGGTCGACGCTACCTCGATGCCGCGGGCGGCGCGATCGTGGTCGGGGTCGGTCACGGCCGGGGCGAGGTGGTCGCGGCGATGGCCGAGCAGGCCGGCGCCGTCGCCTATGCCCACGGGTCGGTCTTCACCTCCGAGGTGCTGGAGACCTACGCCCTGGAACTGGCCGAGGTCCTCCCGGTCGACGACCCGCGGGTCTACCCGGTCTCCGGGGGCAGCGAGGCGGTCGAGACGGCCCTGAAGATGGCCCGCGCCTACCACCTCGCCCGGGGGGAGGACCGGTCGGTGGTGATCGGGCGGGTCGGCGCCTACCACGGCAACTCCCGTGGGGCGCTGGACGTCTCCGGTCGACCGTCGCTGCGCCGGCCCTACGAGCCGTGGCTGGGGCACGCCCGGCATACGAGCACGCCCTACGAGTACCGCTGCCCCTTCCCGGACAGCCACCCCGTGGGGTGCGGGGCGCGCCAGGCCGAGGCGTTGGAGGAGCTGATCACCAGCGTGGGGCCCGGGCAGGTGGCGGCGTTCATCGCCGAGCCGGTTGCGGGCGCGGCGCTGGGCGCGTGCGTGCCGCCGGACGACTACTGGCCCGCCGTGGCCGAGGTCTGCCGCCGGCACGGCGTGCTCGTCATCGCCGACGAGGTGATGACCGGCTTCGGACGGACCGGTGCCTGGTTCGGCAGCGACCACTGGGGGCTGCGTCCCGACCTGCTGACGGCGGGCAAGGGCGCGTCGTCGGGCTACTGGCCTTTGGGCCTGGCGGTGGCCAGCGGGCCGGTCCACGAGGCGATCTCGACCGCCGGGTTCGTGCACGGCTTCACCCACTCCCACCACCAGGTCGGTGCCGCCACCGGTCTGGCCGTGCTCCGCCGGCTGCGCGAGGAGCGACTCGTGGAGGCCTCGGCGGATCGTGGCGCGCAATTGGCGGCCGAGATCGTGCGGTCCCTCGGGGCGCACCCGAACGTCGGGGACGTCCGCGGCCGGGGCCTGCTCGTGGGCGTCGAGTTCGTCGCGGACCGGGAGTCCCGCGAGCCCTTCGACCGGTCGCTGCGGGTCACCGAGCGGGTCGTCGCCGCCGCCCGCGAGCTGGGGCTGCTGGTGTACTCCTCCACCGGCTGCGCCGACGGCTCCCGCGGCGACCTCGTCCTCCTCGGCCCACCCCTCGTCGTGACGTCCGAGGAGGTCACCGAGATCGTCGACCTGCTCACCCGCGCCGTCACCTCGGTCCTCCCGCCGCCTTAA
- a CDS encoding aminotransferase class III-fold pyridoxal phosphate-dependent enzyme — MTTTDVRAELTGTGEQQPEWFDPQRPVPDVRTALPGPAAQEVLSADGAVTSPSLPRAYPLAPRRGWRSTLEDVDGNLFLDFNAGIAVNSTGHAHPTVVRAVQEQAADLLHYSASDFFLPIYSQMCQALADVAPMSDPVRVFLTNSGAEAVEGALKLSRYATGRPYVISFNGAFHGRTYGALSLTASKAKYHKGFGPLLPGVHHVPFADPRIAAEGGRDTGTIDYLENTLFRYDVDPSEVAAIFVEPIQGEGGYIVPADGWMADLRELCDRYGILLVADEVQSGAGRTGKMWAIEHTGVEPDILLSAKGLASGLPLGAFIARASIMESWGVGAHGSTYGGSPVPCAAGLATLQVIREEGLLENATEQGNALLEGLRALQAQHPDTLVDVRGVGLMIGIEFPSGEIAEAVQMAAFERGLLVLEAGENVVRMAPPLVIDRSEVETGLRILAEAVVEVVAR; from the coding sequence ATGACCACGACAGACGTCCGCGCCGAACTCACCGGCACCGGCGAGCAGCAACCCGAGTGGTTCGACCCGCAGCGGCCGGTGCCCGACGTGCGGACCGCGCTGCCCGGCCCGGCGGCCCAGGAGGTGCTGTCCGCGGACGGTGCCGTGACCAGCCCCTCCCTGCCGCGCGCCTACCCGCTGGCGCCGCGTCGCGGGTGGCGCTCGACGCTCGAGGACGTCGACGGCAACCTGTTCCTCGACTTCAACGCCGGGATCGCGGTGAACTCGACCGGGCACGCGCACCCCACCGTCGTGCGGGCGGTGCAGGAGCAGGCGGCCGACCTGCTGCACTACTCCGCGAGCGACTTCTTCCTGCCGATCTACTCGCAGATGTGCCAAGCGCTGGCCGACGTCGCGCCGATGAGCGACCCGGTGCGGGTCTTCCTGACCAACTCCGGCGCCGAGGCCGTCGAGGGTGCGCTCAAGCTGTCGCGCTACGCGACCGGGCGGCCGTACGTGATCAGTTTCAACGGCGCGTTCCACGGCCGGACCTACGGAGCGCTGAGCCTGACCGCCTCGAAGGCGAAGTACCACAAGGGGTTCGGCCCCCTGCTGCCCGGCGTGCACCACGTGCCGTTCGCCGACCCGCGGATCGCCGCGGAGGGCGGGCGCGACACCGGGACGATCGACTACCTGGAGAACACCCTGTTCCGCTACGACGTCGACCCCTCGGAGGTGGCGGCGATCTTCGTCGAGCCGATCCAGGGGGAGGGTGGCTACATCGTGCCCGCCGACGGGTGGATGGCCGACCTGCGCGAGCTGTGCGACCGCTACGGCATCCTGCTGGTCGCCGACGAGGTGCAGTCCGGGGCGGGGCGCACCGGGAAGATGTGGGCCATCGAGCACACCGGGGTCGAGCCGGACATCCTGCTCAGCGCCAAGGGGCTCGCCTCCGGCCTGCCGCTCGGGGCGTTCATCGCGCGGGCCTCGATCATGGAGAGCTGGGGCGTCGGGGCGCACGGCTCGACGTATGGCGGCAGCCCGGTGCCCTGCGCGGCCGGCCTGGCCACGCTGCAGGTGATCCGCGAGGAGGGCCTGCTGGAGAACGCCACGGAGCAGGGCAACGCGCTGCTCGAGGGCCTGCGCGCGCTGCAGGCGCAGCACCCGGACACGCTGGTCGACGTGCGCGGCGTGGGCCTGATGATCGGCATCGAGTTCCCCAGCGGCGAGATCGCCGAGGCGGTGCAGATGGCGGCCTTCGAGCGTGGTCTGCTCGTCCTGGAGGCCGGTGAGAACGTCGTCCGGATGGCCCCGCCCCTGGTGATCGACCGGTCCGAGGTCGAGACCGGGCTGCGGATCCTCGCCGAGGCCGTGGTCGAGGTCGTCGCACGGTGA